In Pelagicoccus albus, the following are encoded in one genomic region:
- a CDS encoding glycosyl hydrolase — MPHLKSVLFSLSLILPALPSQAQVPDLKEATSENKPWTRWWWHGSAVNKEEITRELESFAQIGIGGVEITPIYGVEGKEELETEFLSDKWLELMRHAGLEAKRLGMQMDVVPGTGWRLGHELVPDNERAVELELHRHTNAEGETKAYEITAELSGERVKRPAPGGSGYTIDMLDQDAVANYIDRFNRTFFNAVSPDLVRAVFHDSWEYETNWSHDFQNELIYRNRFNSPEMYSIFDPENESVSEELKERFRYDYRVTMEELLLENFSDTWNQKTHAFGLITRNQAHGSPANLLDVYAKTDIPETEIFGDEEHFVIHKFSSSAAHVTKKRLVSSESFTWLSEHWTSDLAKIKRATDYLFLCGVNHLFYHGTAYSPQDATWPGWVFYASTQVNDRNPIWNHLPALNDYIARCQMILQAGQPYSDIYLYYPAADPYSEVGGTKLRQNIDGKNWLLGTDLDATAEELWDAGVHFDFISDRQLADLAASVETSPTIVLPIFERIPLKTVESLIKLAQDGVSVISLQDPKNWKVPGFANWESRQAELDKLVEQALESNYIQIGTVASIEEMSPDTWQDSDGFRTIRRTLRDGTPSYFIVNRSDETKTVELTSLSEAGTCTRFDPWTGQAGYVKSSGGSLELTLNPFESTFIFAGKPSSEKTPFLSDSDLKIAKASIKLAGKWSLSFLKGGPELPATKTLDELAPISELGYPSLEAFAGLLAYENTFELSAKELSSDLLLDLGSLSSSAQVFVNDELVSTLIRSPYTSRIPAEFLQKGTNTLRIEIATLADNRIRDLDRREVPWRIFKDINFVNIDYRAFDASDWEVSPYGLFGPVSVTPVH, encoded by the coding sequence ATGCCCCACCTAAAAAGCGTTCTATTTTCACTCAGCCTCATTCTTCCCGCCCTGCCCTCGCAAGCGCAGGTACCAGATTTGAAGGAGGCTACGAGTGAGAATAAACCATGGACGCGTTGGTGGTGGCATGGCTCGGCGGTTAACAAAGAGGAAATCACCCGGGAGTTGGAAAGCTTCGCCCAAATCGGAATCGGGGGAGTCGAAATCACTCCCATCTACGGAGTCGAAGGGAAAGAGGAGCTCGAGACGGAATTCCTTTCGGATAAATGGCTGGAGCTCATGCGCCACGCGGGCCTGGAGGCAAAACGCCTTGGTATGCAGATGGACGTGGTACCGGGCACTGGATGGCGACTTGGACACGAACTGGTTCCGGATAACGAGCGAGCTGTAGAACTGGAGCTCCATCGCCACACCAACGCTGAAGGCGAAACCAAGGCATACGAGATCACAGCGGAACTAAGCGGAGAACGCGTCAAACGCCCCGCGCCAGGAGGATCTGGATACACGATCGACATGCTTGATCAGGATGCGGTCGCCAACTACATCGACCGCTTCAATCGGACCTTTTTCAATGCGGTTTCACCAGACCTAGTGAGAGCGGTTTTCCACGATTCGTGGGAATACGAAACGAATTGGTCTCACGATTTCCAAAACGAGTTGATCTACCGTAATCGCTTCAACTCGCCCGAGATGTATTCGATTTTCGATCCGGAAAACGAATCAGTTTCAGAGGAGCTTAAAGAGCGCTTCCGCTACGATTATCGCGTCACCATGGAAGAGCTTTTGCTGGAAAACTTCAGCGATACCTGGAACCAGAAGACGCACGCCTTCGGCTTGATTACCCGAAATCAAGCCCACGGTTCACCGGCCAACCTCCTCGACGTCTACGCCAAAACCGATATCCCAGAGACGGAGATTTTCGGCGACGAAGAACACTTTGTTATCCATAAGTTCTCTTCCTCCGCTGCCCACGTTACCAAAAAACGCTTGGTATCATCCGAGAGCTTTACCTGGCTTTCGGAACATTGGACCAGCGATCTGGCCAAGATCAAACGGGCCACCGACTACCTCTTCCTCTGCGGAGTCAACCACCTCTTCTATCACGGTACCGCCTACTCGCCGCAAGATGCCACTTGGCCGGGCTGGGTCTTCTACGCGTCTACTCAGGTCAACGACCGCAACCCGATTTGGAACCATCTGCCAGCTCTCAACGACTACATCGCTCGCTGCCAGATGATCCTGCAAGCGGGCCAGCCCTACTCGGACATCTACCTCTATTACCCGGCCGCCGATCCCTACTCCGAAGTTGGCGGCACCAAACTTCGCCAAAACATCGATGGCAAAAACTGGCTTCTGGGAACCGACCTAGACGCGACAGCCGAAGAGCTCTGGGACGCTGGTGTGCATTTCGACTTTATCTCCGACCGGCAACTCGCAGACTTGGCAGCTTCCGTAGAAACTTCGCCTACCATCGTTCTGCCGATCTTCGAACGCATCCCCCTCAAGACTGTCGAGTCGCTCATAAAGCTAGCCCAAGACGGCGTATCCGTCATTTCTCTACAGGACCCAAAAAACTGGAAAGTTCCCGGTTTCGCCAATTGGGAGTCACGGCAAGCCGAGCTCGATAAACTGGTCGAACAGGCTCTTGAATCAAACTACATCCAAATCGGCACTGTTGCATCCATCGAAGAAATGAGCCCGGACACTTGGCAAGACTCCGACGGATTCCGGACCATTCGCCGAACCTTGCGCGACGGCACGCCTAGCTACTTCATCGTAAACCGGAGTGACGAGACAAAGACCGTCGAGCTGACTTCCCTTTCAGAGGCCGGCACCTGCACCCGTTTCGATCCTTGGACAGGGCAAGCCGGATACGTCAAATCAAGCGGAGGAAGCCTAGAGCTCACCCTCAATCCCTTCGAATCCACGTTTATCTTCGCAGGCAAGCCGTCCTCAGAGAAGACACCTTTCCTCAGCGACTCCGACTTAAAAATAGCTAAGGCATCAATTAAACTCGCCGGAAAATGGAGCCTTTCTTTCCTCAAGGGAGGTCCAGAACTTCCCGCAACGAAGACGCTGGATGAGCTCGCACCTATCAGCGAACTGGGCTACCCAAGCCTCGAAGCTTTCGCCGGCCTACTTGCCTACGAAAACACTTTCGAACTCTCGGCAAAGGAACTGAGTTCAGACCTGCTTCTCGATCTCGGATCCCTTTCCAGCAGCGCTCAAGTATTCGTAAACGACGAACTCGTCAGTACCCTAATTCGCAGCCCGTATACCAGCAGAATCCCTGCTGAGTTTTTGCAAAAAGGGACTAACACGCTCCGCATCGAAATCGCGACCCTAGCTGACAACCGTATCCGCGATCTGGATCGCCGCGAAGTCCCATGGCGAATTTTCAAAGATATCAATTTCGTCAACATCGACTACCGCGCTTTTGACGCATCGGACTGGGAAGTCTCACCCTACGGCTTGTTCGGTCCCGTCTCCGTTACCCCTGTTCATTAA
- a CDS encoding rhamnogalacturonan lyase, translated as MKKRTVSLIAAAALLNLASATPKLEKLDRGLVGIHQADGSVALSWRLFGNEAPDTAFNVYREVIQEADHTDWGDYASRKPKEKAVEKLNAQPLSGPTFLLDSEAALHQKTRYIVKPLVDGEEKGVVGTFTFDAMPPVQPYLSIPLQTPEGYTPNDASAADLDGDGDYEIILKQENRAQDNSRRGITDPVFIQAYNLEGDMLWQIDLGKNIRAGAHYTQFMVYDFDGDGKAELVCKTADGTVDGLGKVIGDSDADWRNDNGYIITGPEFLTVFDGETGEALATTDYLPSRHPTIANPSSEEMKAVWGDGYGNRMDRFLAGVAYLDGETPSIIMCRGYYTRSVIVAWDWKDGELSERWLFDSDASEENRPFRGQGNHSLSIADIDEDGKDEIIYGAMVLDHDGTGLYSKGWGHGDALHVTDLVPSNPGQEIFDIQERFDDQGMSMRDAASGDVIFTIPSIKAAESGGDKGEGPGRGIAVNMDPRYPGAESWAAGAGMTKVFSSTGEYIYDKPEGIPTNFAIWWDGDLQRELLDQNFILKFNPDTEELDTLLTAHASTSNNGTKATPALSADLFGDWREEVVWRSRDNSELRIYTSTIPTEHRMATLMHDAQYRVAIAWQNVAYNQPPHPSFYLGDEAPLPERESVSVVGE; from the coding sequence ATGAAGAAACGCACCGTTTCCCTGATCGCTGCCGCCGCCCTGCTGAATCTCGCTTCAGCCACGCCTAAACTGGAAAAGCTAGACCGTGGTTTGGTTGGAATCCATCAGGCCGACGGTTCCGTGGCCCTATCATGGCGACTGTTTGGCAATGAAGCTCCAGACACCGCGTTCAACGTGTATCGCGAGGTCATACAAGAGGCGGATCATACCGACTGGGGAGATTATGCTTCCCGAAAACCGAAAGAGAAAGCGGTCGAAAAACTTAACGCCCAGCCACTGAGCGGCCCAACCTTCCTATTGGACAGCGAAGCGGCTCTGCATCAGAAAACTCGATACATCGTCAAGCCTCTTGTTGATGGCGAAGAAAAAGGAGTCGTCGGGACCTTTACCTTCGATGCGATGCCTCCGGTTCAGCCTTACCTTAGCATCCCCTTGCAGACTCCAGAAGGTTACACGCCCAACGACGCCTCCGCCGCTGATCTGGACGGAGACGGCGACTACGAGATTATCCTAAAGCAGGAAAACAGGGCTCAAGACAACTCCCGTCGCGGCATTACGGATCCTGTATTCATCCAAGCATACAATTTGGAGGGAGACATGCTTTGGCAGATCGATCTGGGCAAAAACATCCGGGCCGGAGCGCACTACACCCAGTTCATGGTTTACGATTTCGACGGCGACGGAAAAGCGGAACTAGTCTGCAAGACCGCCGATGGCACAGTCGATGGATTGGGCAAGGTGATCGGCGACTCGGATGCGGATTGGCGTAACGACAACGGCTACATCATCACCGGCCCTGAGTTCCTCACCGTCTTCGATGGTGAAACCGGGGAGGCTCTCGCCACCACGGATTATCTCCCCTCTCGTCACCCAACCATCGCAAATCCGAGCTCTGAGGAAATGAAAGCGGTATGGGGAGACGGGTACGGCAATCGCATGGACCGCTTCCTCGCCGGAGTGGCCTACCTCGATGGGGAAACGCCATCCATAATCATGTGCCGCGGCTACTACACTCGCTCGGTTATCGTAGCTTGGGACTGGAAGGACGGAGAACTGAGCGAACGCTGGCTCTTCGATTCCGATGCCTCCGAGGAGAACCGTCCCTTCCGCGGACAAGGCAATCACAGCCTCTCAATCGCGGACATTGACGAGGATGGCAAAGACGAGATCATATACGGAGCCATGGTGCTCGACCACGACGGAACGGGCCTCTACAGCAAGGGTTGGGGCCACGGAGACGCCCTGCACGTTACCGATCTTGTTCCCTCTAACCCAGGTCAGGAGATCTTCGACATCCAAGAGCGTTTCGACGATCAGGGCATGAGCATGCGCGACGCCGCGTCGGGCGACGTTATCTTCACCATTCCCTCCATAAAGGCCGCCGAATCAGGAGGCGACAAAGGCGAAGGTCCAGGCCGCGGCATCGCTGTCAACATGGACCCCCGCTATCCAGGAGCCGAGAGTTGGGCAGCCGGAGCGGGCATGACCAAGGTCTTCAGTTCTACTGGAGAGTATATTTACGACAAGCCTGAGGGTATCCCTACCAACTTCGCGATTTGGTGGGATGGCGATCTGCAACGGGAGTTGCTAGATCAAAATTTCATTCTCAAGTTCAATCCGGATACCGAAGAACTGGATACACTGCTAACCGCTCACGCAAGCACCTCCAATAATGGCACCAAAGCGACTCCCGCCCTTTCGGCCGACTTATTTGGCGACTGGCGGGAAGAAGTCGTATGGCGAAGCCGCGACAATTCGGAACTTCGCATCTACACCAGCACCATCCCAACCGAACACCGTATGGCCACTCTCATGCACGACGCTCAATACCGCGTGGCGATAGCGTGGCAAAACGTTGCCTACAACCAACCGCCACACCCAAGTTTTTATTTGGGAGACGAAGCCCCCTTGCCAGAAAGGGAGTCAGTCTCCGTCGTCGGCGAATAA
- a CDS encoding PKD domain-containing protein, translating to MKVAGFALSVALVSQAFGLEREGVEFKVFQFPADEIPRIDGDASDWDLVPESYVVGTEELWEDSGKHEGHLPESLDISVKVGWVEGMNRLYFLYEAYDDYWDFALPGLKNDTFEIVVDADLSGGPLIDRFRENEEVMSEGDAWMAMHGAHAQNYHIFTPARDKDWCMYWGPAQWLKALPYSNYAYTYDFEPGEGGKLKLEFWITPFDYAGAEGPERAVPSILREDKLIGLAWAIIDYDDQESTRNNGFWNLSRSHTMYGQASELVAFRLMPIEGELLPDLKAKWEVASLDHEKREARFADQSIGDVESWSWDFGDGTTSSEQNPTHVYEEAGYFVVTLTVSDGQEESTYSRVWDVTFKD from the coding sequence ATGAAGGTCGCGGGATTCGCGTTAAGCGTCGCCCTCGTTTCGCAGGCCTTCGGTCTGGAGCGGGAAGGGGTGGAATTCAAAGTCTTTCAATTTCCAGCCGACGAGATTCCTCGCATCGATGGGGATGCATCGGATTGGGACCTCGTTCCGGAAAGTTATGTCGTGGGAACGGAGGAGCTTTGGGAAGATTCGGGCAAGCATGAAGGCCACCTTCCAGAGAGCTTAGATATCAGCGTGAAAGTTGGCTGGGTAGAAGGAATGAACCGGCTCTATTTTCTCTATGAAGCCTACGACGACTATTGGGATTTCGCTCTGCCCGGATTGAAGAACGATACCTTTGAAATCGTGGTGGACGCAGACTTGTCCGGCGGTCCCTTGATCGATCGCTTCCGCGAAAACGAGGAAGTAATGAGCGAAGGGGATGCCTGGATGGCCATGCACGGAGCTCACGCCCAGAACTATCACATCTTCACCCCTGCCCGCGACAAGGACTGGTGCATGTACTGGGGACCCGCCCAATGGCTGAAGGCTCTGCCGTATTCGAATTACGCCTACACCTACGATTTTGAGCCCGGAGAGGGCGGGAAGCTGAAGCTAGAGTTTTGGATAACCCCGTTTGACTACGCGGGAGCCGAAGGTCCGGAGCGAGCGGTACCGAGCATTTTGCGAGAGGACAAGCTCATCGGTCTGGCTTGGGCGATCATCGACTACGATGACCAAGAGAGCACTCGCAACAATGGCTTTTGGAATCTCTCGCGAAGCCACACCATGTATGGTCAGGCTTCGGAGTTGGTTGCCTTTCGCTTAATGCCGATTGAGGGGGAGTTGTTGCCCGATCTGAAAGCGAAATGGGAGGTTGCCAGCTTGGATCACGAAAAGCGCGAGGCACGTTTTGCAGACCAATCAATTGGTGACGTTGAGAGCTGGTCCTGGGATTTTGGAGACGGAACTACATCCAGTGAGCAAAACCCGACTCACGTTTATGAAGAGGCGGGTTATTTCGTGGTGACCCTTACCGTTAGTGATGGCCAAGAGGAGTCGACCTACAGTCGCGTCTGGGACGTGACTTTTAAGGATTAA
- the gnpA gene encoding 1,3-beta-galactosyl-N-acetylhexosamine phosphorylase has translation MDNTSLTTGGFTLPGEAGYETLTLELAKKWGADVIRDSDGTQLSSEITESDYDIYSTLCLVRADNEWAKANPTKLQQCCVMSEPVTADGETVTVDLLKGYFKEQLVINSDDDPKEWWQVFDRTSGEEVSTDCWSFDKEKGSVTIESAIKWHRYTVNFFCYRIWEEISMYNHVTNDWGDKEHLMPIDPIHPEARDQIREYLAKWLADHPNTKVVRLTSMFYNFWWFWGDPAKQRFIVNDWGSYEFSVSTEAIRQFEKQFGYRPKSEDFINAGLYNNSYKVPSKLYRDWMDFINQLVVSFGKECVDRIHEAGKLAFVFYNDHWIGIEPYNERFKDFGFDGIIDGIFNGFETRKVAECPAVNVRELRMHPYLFPTGVNGEPSFLPGGKPTEECKRYWTDIRRALLRKGCDRIGFGGYLHLVENHPDFVDYIEELGNEFRQLRGLHQAGAPEELPLKVAILSAWGNTRAWACCGHFNHGNYYNEAMESVSGLAAETVFISFDDILEKGIDPSIDVIINAGIVDDSWSGGEYWKNPSIVEALSAFIGEGGGFIGIGEPSSQRHGSQYFQLAHIMGVDREIGLTSAFNRPGFEVVSDHFITADTDASLDLGKTVDSIYLTDTSAKVLAAKGNSPTIAVNEFAKGRCVYLAGHTYEAKNLRVLLRALFWAAGKESLVEKGFSSNLYCECAYYPKSGKLVVINNSSEPQTTSISTASGAIEISLEPNASKIIDQPSPV, from the coding sequence ATGGATAACACATCACTCACCACAGGCGGCTTCACCCTACCCGGCGAAGCAGGTTACGAAACCCTCACGCTCGAGCTCGCTAAGAAATGGGGAGCCGACGTCATTCGCGACTCGGACGGCACCCAGCTTTCTTCCGAAATCACCGAGTCGGACTACGACATCTACTCGACTCTCTGCCTCGTACGGGCTGACAACGAGTGGGCCAAGGCAAATCCGACCAAGCTCCAGCAATGCTGCGTCATGAGCGAGCCTGTTACCGCCGACGGCGAAACCGTGACCGTCGATCTCCTGAAAGGCTACTTCAAGGAGCAGTTGGTCATCAATTCCGACGATGACCCCAAAGAGTGGTGGCAAGTTTTCGACCGCACTAGCGGCGAAGAAGTATCCACCGACTGCTGGTCCTTCGACAAGGAAAAGGGTTCTGTCACCATCGAGTCCGCCATCAAGTGGCACCGCTACACGGTCAACTTCTTCTGCTATCGTATTTGGGAAGAGATCTCCATGTACAACCACGTCACCAATGACTGGGGCGACAAGGAGCACCTCATGCCGATCGATCCGATCCACCCGGAAGCCCGCGACCAGATCCGCGAATACCTTGCCAAATGGCTTGCTGATCATCCGAACACCAAGGTGGTCCGCCTGACCTCCATGTTCTACAACTTCTGGTGGTTCTGGGGCGATCCTGCCAAGCAACGCTTCATCGTAAACGACTGGGGCTCCTACGAATTCTCCGTTTCCACCGAAGCGATCCGCCAGTTCGAAAAGCAGTTCGGCTACCGTCCAAAGAGTGAAGACTTCATCAACGCGGGCCTCTACAACAATTCCTACAAAGTCCCCTCCAAGCTCTACCGCGACTGGATGGACTTCATCAACCAGCTCGTCGTCTCCTTCGGCAAGGAGTGCGTCGACCGTATCCACGAAGCGGGCAAGCTGGCCTTCGTTTTCTATAATGACCACTGGATCGGCATCGAGCCCTACAACGAACGCTTCAAGGACTTCGGCTTCGACGGAATCATCGACGGCATTTTCAATGGCTTCGAAACCCGCAAGGTAGCCGAATGTCCCGCGGTCAATGTGCGCGAGCTTCGCATGCACCCCTACCTTTTCCCAACCGGCGTCAACGGGGAACCTTCCTTCTTGCCGGGTGGCAAGCCAACCGAAGAGTGCAAGCGCTACTGGACCGACATTCGTCGCGCCCTCCTTCGCAAGGGCTGCGATCGTATCGGCTTCGGCGGCTACCTCCACCTCGTTGAAAACCATCCGGACTTCGTCGACTACATCGAGGAGCTGGGCAATGAGTTCCGCCAACTTCGCGGCCTCCACCAAGCCGGAGCTCCGGAAGAGCTTCCGCTCAAGGTCGCCATCCTGTCCGCTTGGGGCAACACTCGAGCTTGGGCCTGCTGCGGACACTTCAACCATGGCAACTACTACAATGAAGCCATGGAATCCGTTTCGGGACTCGCGGCGGAGACCGTCTTTATCTCCTTCGACGACATCCTCGAAAAGGGCATCGATCCATCTATCGACGTTATCATAAACGCCGGCATCGTGGATGACTCTTGGTCAGGCGGCGAATACTGGAAAAACCCAAGCATCGTGGAAGCCCTTTCCGCCTTCATCGGCGAAGGCGGCGGATTCATCGGTATCGGCGAGCCGAGCTCGCAACGTCATGGATCCCAGTACTTCCAGCTAGCTCACATCATGGGCGTCGATCGCGAGATCGGCCTGACCAGCGCCTTCAACCGCCCTGGCTTCGAAGTCGTTTCCGATCACTTCATCACGGCGGATACAGACGCTTCCTTGGACTTAGGCAAGACTGTCGATAGTATTTATCTGACCGATACATCCGCCAAAGTGCTGGCCGCGAAAGGAAATTCTCCAACCATCGCGGTCAACGAATTCGCCAAAGGCCGCTGCGTGTATCTTGCAGGCCATACCTACGAAGCGAAAAACCTCCGCGTTCTGCTTCGTGCCCTCTTCTGGGCAGCGGGCAAGGAATCGCTAGTCGAGAAGGGCTTCAGCTCCAACCTCTATTGCGAGTGCGCCTACTATCCGAAATCCGGAAAGCTGGTCGTCATCAACAACTCTAGCGAGCCGCAGACGACTTCGATCTCCACCGCAAGTGGCGCGATCGAAATCAGTCTAGAGCCCAACGCGTCTAAGATTATCGACCAGCCAAGTCCGGTTTAA
- a CDS encoding acetylxylan esterase, with translation MPLIDKPLPELETYLGRNPRPADFDDYWQKALAELNQVKPEYTLTPSSKIVASYAECFDLVFKGVGGADIYAQYLRPKGAENAPILLQFHGYSANAGDWYEKLGYVAEGFCVASMDCRGQGGLSTDPGGVSGTTLNGHIVRGLEDPDPKKLLFRSIFLDTVQLARTIISFEETDENRLAVTGGSQGGALTLACAALEPRVKYAAAMFPFLCDYQRVWEMDLAKKAYEELSYYLRRRDPQHENVQAMFEKLGYIDIQHLAPRIQATTLFGTGLMDDVCPPSTQFAAYNRISAPKSMEIFPDFGHEALPGFQDKVFNFLMQVR, from the coding sequence ATGCCTCTCATAGATAAACCGCTTCCCGAACTGGAAACTTATCTCGGCCGAAATCCACGCCCTGCGGATTTCGACGACTATTGGCAAAAGGCCCTCGCGGAGCTCAACCAAGTTAAGCCCGAGTACACCTTGACGCCGAGCTCTAAAATCGTGGCTAGCTATGCAGAATGCTTCGACCTCGTCTTCAAGGGCGTGGGTGGAGCCGACATCTACGCTCAATACCTGCGACCCAAGGGGGCCGAAAACGCCCCGATTCTCCTTCAATTCCACGGCTATTCCGCTAACGCGGGAGACTGGTACGAAAAGCTTGGATACGTGGCCGAAGGATTCTGCGTGGCTTCTATGGACTGCCGCGGACAAGGCGGACTCTCCACCGACCCGGGTGGAGTGAGCGGAACAACACTAAATGGCCACATAGTCCGCGGACTAGAAGACCCCGACCCCAAAAAGCTGCTCTTCCGTTCCATATTTTTGGATACCGTGCAGCTGGCCCGCACCATCATCAGCTTTGAGGAAACGGATGAAAATAGGCTAGCCGTTACGGGTGGTTCGCAAGGCGGTGCGCTCACTTTGGCCTGTGCCGCGCTCGAACCACGCGTCAAGTACGCCGCCGCCATGTTCCCCTTCCTCTGCGATTATCAACGCGTCTGGGAAATGGACCTCGCCAAAAAGGCCTACGAGGAGCTTTCCTACTATCTACGCCGTCGCGATCCACAGCATGAAAATGTGCAAGCTATGTTCGAGAAGCTCGGCTACATCGATATCCAGCACTTGGCTCCGCGCATCCAAGCCACCACTCTCTTCGGCACTGGACTGATGGATGACGTCTGTCCCCCCTCTACTCAATTCGCAGCCTACAACCGGATCTCTGCTCCCAAGAGCATGGAGATATTTCCCGATTTCGGGCATGAAGCGCTACCGGGATTTCAAGACAAAGTATTCAACTTTCTGATGCAAGTACGTTAG
- a CDS encoding DUF6250 domain-containing protein, producing the protein MSEANEDVAYETIASDDFSGDLSNWRIEQQPGGSVYLEDGKLVIADKKGCSVWYVNELEGPLRITYSVTVTSKERVSDMNCFWMASDPDHPEDLFKEGHGREGAFAQYDDLRLYYVGYGGNHNGTTRFRRYLGKGEKPLLEGYDLRDEEHLLKSDHKYEIELIADEDGARYYRDGELVFEYEDPEPLKKGWFGFRTVWSHLEIDDFKVEKRVGGKAEQ; encoded by the coding sequence ATGAGCGAAGCGAATGAAGACGTAGCCTACGAGACTATCGCGTCGGACGACTTTTCCGGCGATCTCTCGAACTGGCGTATTGAACAACAGCCCGGCGGTTCCGTGTATCTGGAAGATGGAAAACTGGTGATTGCGGACAAAAAGGGTTGCAGCGTCTGGTACGTTAACGAGCTCGAGGGGCCGTTGCGTATCACTTATTCGGTTACGGTTACCTCCAAAGAACGCGTTTCCGACATGAATTGCTTTTGGATGGCTAGCGATCCCGACCATCCCGAGGATCTCTTCAAAGAAGGTCACGGCCGCGAAGGCGCCTTCGCCCAGTACGACGATTTGCGTCTCTATTACGTGGGCTACGGAGGAAATCACAATGGGACCACCCGTTTCCGCCGCTATCTCGGTAAGGGAGAAAAACCGCTGTTGGAAGGCTATGACTTACGGGATGAAGAGCATCTTCTCAAGAGCGACCACAAGTACGAGATCGAATTGATCGCCGACGAGGACGGAGCTCGCTACTATCGCGACGGCGAATTGGTTTTCGAATACGAAGATCCGGAGCCTTTGAAAAAGGGTTGGTTCGGATTCCGCACGGTTTGGAGTCACTTGGAAATAGATGATTTCAAGGTTGAGAAACGCGTTGGCGGAAAGGCTGAGCAATGA
- a CDS encoding purine-cytosine permease family protein codes for MSESTNSETSEYEREPVPEKARLGFKSFIGQYAGEHTAGTELMIGPLFVAGGVGMGDLIWGLLLGNLLAVLSWTLMTAPIATRVRLTLYYQLEKICGVRLVTFYNILNGVMFCFLAGSMITVSATALGVWFNFPMPGLTDVYPNSFAWVVATLGMGICVAFIAATGYKFVSSFANIAAPWMVLVFIAFGVIGLRDFINETGTTVNGIGDVITLAKTTIWSGGEPLAGQAKMTFWHVLFFAWFANMAMHVGMSDLSVFRFAKKSWYGIASGTGMYLGHFLAWIAASILYALQLHRDPSNTDVLPGPMTAQACGAVGLICVVIAGWTTANPTIYRAGLAFQSIVPKASRFKVTFATGILAAVAGTFPGIAMQLLGFVALYGLLLMPMGAIIFCDFWLLPKLGLRSNFAEFKQLKVNWAAAVAWILTLAICVGLVLNGSIDIFFVSLPGWFLAAALYIVISKVLQNKAASQA; via the coding sequence ATGTCCGAATCAACGAACTCCGAAACCTCGGAGTACGAGCGCGAGCCCGTACCTGAAAAAGCCCGCCTTGGCTTCAAGAGCTTTATAGGCCAATACGCTGGAGAGCACACAGCCGGTACCGAACTAATGATCGGTCCGCTCTTCGTCGCTGGTGGCGTCGGCATGGGCGACCTGATCTGGGGCCTTCTGCTCGGCAATCTTCTTGCCGTGTTGAGCTGGACCCTCATGACCGCCCCTATCGCCACCCGCGTGCGACTGACTCTCTACTATCAATTAGAGAAAATCTGCGGGGTGAGGCTCGTCACCTTCTACAATATTCTGAACGGGGTGATGTTCTGTTTCCTGGCGGGCTCTATGATCACCGTGTCTGCCACTGCCCTCGGCGTCTGGTTTAACTTCCCGATGCCCGGTTTGACGGACGTGTATCCAAATAGCTTTGCGTGGGTCGTCGCCACGCTTGGCATGGGCATTTGTGTGGCTTTCATAGCGGCAACTGGATACAAATTCGTATCAAGCTTCGCGAATATCGCCGCCCCCTGGATGGTGCTGGTTTTCATCGCCTTCGGTGTAATCGGTCTCCGAGACTTCATCAACGAAACTGGCACCACGGTAAATGGTATCGGCGATGTCATTACACTAGCCAAGACCACCATTTGGAGCGGTGGAGAGCCGCTCGCCGGCCAAGCGAAGATGACTTTCTGGCACGTGCTCTTTTTCGCCTGGTTTGCCAATATGGCTATGCACGTAGGTATGTCGGACCTTTCGGTTTTCCGTTTCGCCAAAAAGAGCTGGTACGGAATCGCCAGCGGCACGGGTATGTATCTAGGTCACTTCCTAGCTTGGATCGCAGCTTCTATCCTCTACGCCCTACAGCTCCATCGCGATCCAAGTAACACCGACGTACTGCCTGGCCCGATGACCGCGCAGGCCTGTGGGGCGGTAGGACTCATTTGCGTGGTGATCGCTGGTTGGACAACGGCCAATCCAACTATTTACCGAGCCGGGCTCGCCTTCCAATCAATCGTACCGAAAGCGAGCCGCTTCAAGGTTACCTTCGCCACCGGAATTCTAGCCGCCGTGGCCGGAACATTCCCCGGTATCGCCATGCAGCTTTTAGGATTCGTAGCCCTTTATGGACTGTTACTGATGCCCATGGGAGCTATAATATTCTGCGACTTTTGGCTTCTGCCAAAACTCGGCCTGCGCTCGAACTTCGCAGAGTTCAAGCAACTAAAAGTGAACTGGGCCGCAGCGGTTGCCTGGATCCTCACTTTAGCGATCTGCGTGGGACTCGTCCTTAACGGCAGCATAGACATATTCTTCGTTAGCCTGCCGGGTTGGTTCTTAGCCGCCGCCCTTTACATTGTAATTAGTAAAGTCCTACAAAACAAAGCAGCCAGCCAAGCTTAA